TTTCCTGTCCTGAATATTTTACACTGTCTGTTTACTGAATACACATCTAAGGAAAGAAACATGTCTAATGAGGATTTTCAAGtcaaataatattataatgGATATATTTGCTCTTTATATCAGGAATCAAGAGATTGTGTCATAAATGTATTGCGGATATGACAGAGGCACCACTCTTAAAATATGTAGACTCACATGACACAGTGacttctgtgtttcaggtgtaaACAAAGTTGTGGACAGCATTTGTAAACTTTCTTCAGATCTGTTGGCTGAAGCAGTGAGTATAATGTacctttgtttctttatttcgCTGTGCAGGAAGAAGTAAAAGTCTTCAAAAAGGTTACTTAGAATACAACATCATCCTTAATTAACACTTAGCTCCTGTACAAGTGCTTAGAAGAGAAGCACCACACTAGTCACACAAATAACCCTTAggaaaatgtgtgatatttggGTGTTTACGTATTATTTACTTGATTATTTGACATGTTAGCCTGTAGTATTTGTTGATTGCACCAGGCACAGAATGTGTTTCAGAATTAACAATAATTCAAACCAAGTTGAATTGGAGCAAAACTCTCAGTGTGATTAACGATCGGATGCTTAATACAATATGTGTTTGCTGTGTTGCCATTAGAAGCCGCACTCAGCCCAAGTCGAACAGGATGTGGTGTGGTTGCCATAGAGCTCATGCTCCCCCTCTTATAACACATCTATTGATCTCCACAGTGTCGCCATATTCTGTTTTACCTTCAAGGGCAAACTAGAGGAGTAGACTCAGCTGAAATTTCTGATGTGAGTCAATGTTTacttcaaatattgttttaactTGTAGTAACCCATCTGCCCAAGTTCCTCTTTCattacttgttttgtttctgtgcaggGATTTCAGAGAGCTGGAGTCAGATGTGATCATGAAGCTCTGCAGAACATTATCAGATTCCTCTTGTTAACATTCAGGTATCATTTGCCCATCATTTGCATATTGAAATGTATGGCGGtaaatgtgtatgtgtagtCGGCGTTACAGTACTTATGTTATTTATCAAGGCCCACATGTTGATTTTTGTTTGCCCCGTTTGAactatatgttttttaaatcccttAGATCAGAGCAAGCCTATACGATTGGCTCTTAGGAGTATATCGTAGCTCTACAATCATCTTTGTTTATTCACCGGGCAAAAGGCAGCATCATACATAAAGATTCTCTTAAATTTGTCAGAAGTTGTGATAGTTAACATTTGTATCTTCAGGTCAGCTGGGAAGAGTAACCTCTCTGGGGACAACCTTGTGTCAAAGCTTGAAGAAGGCAGCAATAAGTGGCCCAAAGCTTCCCTTCAGGTGCTGCACAGGTTGTGGAGTGAACATGGTGCATCGGTCCATGCTCAGCAGGAGGTCCAGGCAGCGCTCAGCATCGGTCAGGTATGTCCTCATCTCCTTTTCAAAACGTTTCCGATGACCCAAACGCACATTTCGTCTACTATTAAAGATAATGAAACCTTCTTGTTTTGCGCTATCTTTGTAGTTAGTGGACATGCAGTGGAAGCTTGGCATGTCAGTGAGCTCCGACACCTGCCGATCTCTCAACTCCCCATATGTGACTCTTCTGTTAAAATCGTTGAACCCTCTGGACAGATCTGTCAGAAGTCTTTTGAGATGACAATTCTACAGTTCCAGGTCTGTGTTTATTGATGTGAATCTAGTGTTGTTGGTAACATTTATTACATGCTTGATTTTATGATTCTTCTTTGACCTTTGCAGAACTTCCACAAGCAGTTCAAGGAGATGGCAGCTGTTATGGAGACTGTGTGATGGATGCAAGCACACATCGGAGCTAAGGAACTTGTCGAAATGACACCCCAGTTTACATGTAACGATTGGTAGAACAGCTTGGCACAGGTGTGTGTCTTCTGTCTCAAATTGTGGATAAATATTAGGACAAATGTCTGCTTAGCACTTTAATCTTTTTCGTACATTGCTTAAGCTCCTGCATTATTTATCATGAGGACGTCCAGCTGTTTGAAATTGTTTCAAAAATGCTGTCCTCACTTTTTAACTCCAAGAAGCAAGTTTACTTTTTCCCATGAACTAGTGTATAATGACAATACATGTCAATcagtaatactacatatactgtCATAGGattttgtttgttctgttcAAGATTGGTGCTGTTGATCTGTATTGCGTTATTCAGAGAGATGCAATACAATTTAACAGCACCAGAAACTATATCCTCCAAATCGACCAAATAGTTACATCAACACCGCTctaaaacagaagaagaaaatatgtaCCACATAATCTCTATGAAGGTAGGGTGCCTTTGCAGGATTGTTGTATTAATATAAGCGTTCTctttgtatacagtatgtgtaaatTATGAAAACTTACTTTTGTGTTGCATTTCCTGGTAATGCTGAAACGGCTACTGTGTGTAACTGTGGaagcttttgctttttttgttctgtggTTAGTCTTCTCTTGTATGTCATGCAACAATGATGAACAAAACTATTAAATATAAACCTTCATTGCATGGTTATTTGTTACGAACTTCAGCATATAGTAAAGGTTTACCATCTAATCTCTTAATTTATCTTCATGCATCGTAACCAGTAAATTACATGCAGTGTCAACATTTAgaacaagaaaaagaacaacCATATTATTTCATCAAATTGGTGTTACAGTGATAATATACATAATCCTGCAAGTGTTGTTATGTGGTGTTTGCAAGGTTGCAGAACTGTAGTCGCTCCTGCCTGAGTGATGAGGTTATATATGGCACAGCTACTATTTTGGGGATAGGCTGAGTGCTTAAAATTATTGCATTGGGTAGATGGGAACCTCTTAGCATATCAGATGTGAGTACAGCTTTCCAAGACTGCTTGTAAACAGTCAGTTGAGAACTGCTTAAGTAGAGTACTGCAAATACCTCTGCTAACATATTATtgtttgcataatgagtacttttaatTTTGGTATTCTAAGTCTACTTTGATTCTTatactttttgacttttacttgagtaacaatTGGAATGTAGAAATGGTACTTATAACAGAGTactcctacactctggtacttctgcttttacttaagtacaagttctgtgtacttcttccatctctggTAGTTATGTGGTGACAACACAGATTTATGGGTTCTGCAAAGACTTTCCAAACACTACCACGGAAGAGGCTTTCCTTTCCAGTTATTCTGCACAGTGGAGAAAGGTGGAGCTTGGGCCTGTCACGTTTCACACAGCGGCTGTGCCCTGCCCACTCCCCCAGCACATGGACTGGTTGGGCGGGCCGTCAACGCGCAACAGCCGCTCCGCCTCCAAGGCGTTGTGGAAGAAAGGATCACATTTGGAAGACTGCACCTAAAGGCGATAAACAAGCATCAATGTATGTATGTTAGAAAAAATGCAACAGAACCGTAATGGCTTATAGGATTTTAAGGTTGGGTCTATATTAATGCACCCCCCTTTATGCGCTCAGGAGCAACGTATCGTGcgttaaaataaatcagatccCTCTGAGCGACTTGTGTTTACACAGGAGCAATTCATAGCCACGTTTTAGCAAGCAAGCTTGGTTGGGACAGTACAGTACGGGACTGTTTAGCTTTTGAGTCACTGCTCATGCAAACAGTGGAGCACCAGCGCAGGGAAGCAAGGTACAAATAGATGACCTCAAAAGTAAATGTACCTGAAATCCTAGAAGGATAAACTGCATCGGAGAGATTTTGATAACATGGATTGTTGCAGCTGATCGGCAGAGCGAGCACATGTTGTGCATGTAGCAACTCGCTTCGTTGTAGGAACTTTCACTGTGGATGTGGACAAGGAAACTGTTGCAAACTAACCACAACTACTGCGATCTTGGTTGCAGGGAATAGTACGCTACATTGACATCCTTTTTTGAAAGTAGTCTTTAGTCCCACATCGCTGTCAACGAGCTGAAAGTCGACATGGAGTGTCAGGATGAGAGGGAGAGCAGCCCTCCGAAGTCGGACAGGACGTTTTCCCTGACTTACATCGGCTGGTCCACGCTCGACAGGCGGACCACCCTGCCCATGCTGCCGTGGCTGGTGGCGGAGATCCGAAGGAAATGTGAGAAAGGCGACTGCGGCCCCGTGGTGCAGCCGAGAGAGGTCCAGCTGGCCCTCGTCCCCCCCTTC
This genomic stretch from Eleginops maclovinus isolate JMC-PN-2008 ecotype Puerto Natales chromosome 7, JC_Emac_rtc_rv5, whole genome shotgun sequence harbors:
- the commd6 gene encoding LOW QUALITY PROTEIN: COMM domain-containing protein 6 (The sequence of the model RefSeq protein was modified relative to this genomic sequence to represent the inferred CDS: inserted 1 base in 1 codon) — protein: MPAAEESQGVNKVVDSICKLSSDLLAEACRHILFYLQGQTRGVDSAEISDGFQRAGVRCDHEALQNIIRFLLLTFRSAGKSNLSGDNLVSKLEEGSNKWPKASLQVLHRLWSEHGASVHAQQEVQAALSIGQLVDMQWKLGMSVSSDTCRSLNSPYVTLXVKIVEPSGQICQKSFEMTILQFQNFHKQFKEMAAVMETV